TCCAATATTGCCCTTCACCTTTACCCCTTTTCTCTCAATTCTGCTCTGCCAGGGTTTAATCCGATGGAGCCTCGCATTGCCAACAAGTTCCGTCTTGGCCGCAAGCTCGGTAGCGGATCATTCGGGGAGATCTATCTCGGTCTACTCTTTTTCCTCACTTTTTCTCcatttttgctttgtttacttttattatttgttcattTTCCCtctaattacttttttttttattgtgtttgtTCAGGGACTAACGTTCAGACCAATGAAGAGGTTGCAATTAAGCTTGTGAGTACTATTACTGACATACTCTAATTCTGAATTTCCAAACTCAGAACTTTATTTTCATCATTTtgtgatttctagctcattttaggTCATGTTTACTGTGTACTATTTAGTGGTAGTGGTTGCAGAACTAttgatttaggtttaattctactgaaaatgtgaaaaattgAAGTAATGAAGGCAGCTTAGTTGATACGATCAGTGGTAGAGTTTGGAGTTTGGAGAacaattcatatatggttggcttttggaaaTGGAGTTAATGTGTAGTCACAGGCGCCTATATGTGTGCCTTAGGCTGTTTGATCCGCTCGTGTCTCATGGTGCTTTGGTGCTACATGATTCCAAGTAATAGACATGTGTTTGGTTATTTATCGGCTCAGGCTTGTATTTTTCATAATGCATTGATGATAACTAACTTATTAAAGAACTGTTCTGATTGTTCTGGATTAGggatttatttttaactaaataattTGTGCCTTTGCCTTTGGATTTAGGAAAGTATCAAAACCAAGCATCCTCAGCTGTTGTATGAATCAAAGCTGTACAAAATACTTCAAGGAGGAAGTAATTTCCAATCTTACTGAAGTTTATATCGTTTGAATCTTGTTTCTTACCATATCCTTCAATTTACTCTGCGTTAATAATGCTTTTATTTTGCAGCTGGGATCCCAAATTTGAAATGGTTTGGTGTTGAGGGAGAATACAACGTCCTTGTTATAGATTTGCTGGGTCCTAGCCTCGAGGATTTATTCAATTTCTGTAGTCGGAAATTGTCCCTGAAAACTGTTCTCATGCTTGCTGATCAGATGGTAGGATTTATTGTTTTGTCTTAGTATTCTTCCCAATTTAGATTAACCAGTTTTCTTAAAATGTGCAATCTTGGACTACTTGCAGATAAATCGGGTTGAATTTATTCATTCCAAATCATTTTTACATAGGGACATCAAGCCAGACAACTTCCTCATGGGTTTAGGGAGGCGTGCAAATCAAGTATTAGTCAAATGATCTTCCTTTTTTTTTAGGTTGCCTTCTCTTGGATGTATCCTCCTCATATTAACCTCTTTTATAGGTGTATGCCATTGACTTTGGTCTTGCTAAGAAATACAGAGACAGCTCTACCCATCAGCATATTCCATATAGGTACTTTTGTGTCATTGTTAATGTTTCCAAATTTGTATACCATGGTTGGGTTAGTAACAAGTTTGATATTTAATCGTGTTAAGATTAAAATTTTGAGAATGTCAAATTCAATATCTAAAATTGATGCAATGTTTTTAGTTATTTATGAGACTATTTGGAGATAATTATTTCCCAAGTAAAAGAGTAGCAGCTTTTATGTTTTATGACCAAAATATGCTTCATTGTGAAGTCTTGAAATCGACGAATCAACTCTACAAATTTTATATAGACAATCAGCCaaatttaaattcttttattTGTAACTCTGTTTTTGTTTTCTGGATTTAACTTGTCATCCTTTTCAGAGAGAATAAGAATTTGACTGGAACTGCAAGATATGCTAGCATGAATACTCATCTTGGAATTGGTGAGCCTTTGATCTGTTGTCTTGCCTTTTAATTGCTATTGACAATTTATTCTTACTTTTGTGATTGTTCTTTCATGCATTTTTAGAGCAAAGCCGTAGGGACGACTTAGAGTCACTTggatttgttcttatgtattttttgaGAGGAAGGTAATTGTTTATCTTTGTCGTTTATCTTGCCTCTCTTTATCGCCTGATCTTCATTAATGTTTCACTTGGTGTTTCTGCAGTCTTCCATGGCAGGGATTGAAAGCTGGTACTAAGAAGCAGAAGTATGATAAAATTAGTGAGAAGAAAGTTTCTACTTCCATTGAGGTAAAACTTTGATACTGTAGTATTTTGGTGCATATCATGTAATTCCCTCCCTTTTCTCAATAGCATAATGTagcttgcttctttgttagtctCTCTGCCGTGGCTATCCTTCAGAATTTGCTTCATATTTCCATTACTGTCGGTCACTGCGATTTGATGATAAACCAGATTACGCTTATTTGAAAAGGCTTTTCCGTGACCTTTTCATTCGTGAAGGTTTATGCTCTTCTTTTTATCTATCTATACTTTACCTTTGGATTGACTTCAGCCTTTGATAACTTAACTTGATGGTCATATGTTAACATGCCATCTCTGTTTGGGTTGTGGTTCTCATCTTACTGCAGGATTCCAGTTTGATTATGTCTTTGATTGGACCATCTTGAAATATCAGCAATCTCAAATTGCCTCTCCTCCCGTTCGTCCTGTTGTAAGTGATTTGCTATCTGGTGGTAATAGATGTTTGATTGTCAAGCTTAGGTTATCTTATTGAAGTCATATTTGCAGGGTCTTCCTCCAGGGCCAAGTTCTGGCTTGCCACCAGCTGCTTTGAATGCTGATAGACACTCGGGTAAAATTTTctctcccctttttcttattttttatttttacagtTCCATAtgtcgttttttttttttccatagaGTGTAGCCCGTTATCCAACTTCACACAACAAAGGGGTTGTAGTTTCTCTTTAGATGCTAATTATATTTCCTACATCCCCTGCTCTGTGCCTTTTTTATTTCTAACAGCAAACTCTCTGTAGGTGGAGAAGATGGTAGGCATACTGGTTTGTCTTCATCAGATCCTACTCGTAGAAGGCACTCTGGACCTATTGCAAATGATGGAAACTTATCCAGACAAAAGGCCCCTGTTGCAAATGACACTACTAGATCCAAAGATGGGATGGTATGAGCATTTATTTATGGGGTGTCTTATTCCTGTGAGCTGTGAATATTTCTTGTCGGAAgttgatggattgtgtatattTATGCATTGAAATTTAGTTGATTTTTTTGCCTGATTATTATACTTGACAAAATAACTGTTTAAGAAAATAAGTATTCGCagacgaaaaaagaaaaaaggaaacaaATATTTATTAAGAACATTGATAAGTTTTGATGGAAAGAAAGAGTTATTTCTCATTTCTCCGAAGTATTCGCagacgaaaaaagaaaaaaacaaatatttattAAGAACATTGATAAGTT
The DNA window shown above is from Arachis ipaensis cultivar K30076 chromosome B08, Araip1.1, whole genome shotgun sequence and carries:
- the LOC107612856 gene encoding casein kinase 1-like protein 2; its protein translation is MEPRIANKFRLGRKLGSGSFGEIYLGTNVQTNEEVAIKLESIKTKHPQLLYESKLYKILQGGTGIPNLKWFGVEGEYNVLVIDLLGPSLEDLFNFCSRKLSLKTVLMLADQMINRVEFIHSKSFLHRDIKPDNFLMGLGRRANQVYAIDFGLAKKYRDSSTHQHIPYRENKNLTGTARYASMNTHLGIEQSRRDDLESLGFVLMYFLRGSLPWQGLKAGTKKQKYDKISEKKVSTSIESLCRGYPSEFASYFHYCRSLRFDDKPDYAYLKRLFRDLFIREGFQFDYVFDWTILKYQQSQIASPPVRPVGLPPGPSSGLPPAALNADRHSGGEDGRHTGLSSSDPTRRRHSGPIANDGNLSRQKAPVANDTTRSKDGMLSSSNFFRSSGSTRRVAFSGGREAVVGSGTEHSRSQTLDANPGALRKISGAQKNSPIISSEHTRAPSGIATSNIRNFESTLRGFENLNLNEERVK